CAGGCGAGGTGGACGGCGACCAGCGAGGAACTACAGGAGGTCTGCACGCCGATGCTGGGGCCGCGCAGGTCGAGCTTGTAGGAGACCCTGGTGGTGAGGAAGTCCTTGTCGTGCCCGAGCATGGCCGCCATGTCGCCGACCGCCCGCAGCGCGTCACCGCCGGAGCCGAGCACGTTGTGCACCAGGTACGTGTCCATCGTGCAGCCGCCGTAGACACCAACGGGTACGTCGCACCGGCGGCCGTCGTAACCGGCGTCCTCCATGGCGTGGTAGGCGCACTCGAGGAAGATCCGGTGTTGCGGGTCCATCATCGCCGACTCGCGGGCCGAATAGCCGAAGAAGGCTCCGTCGAAGCACTCGACGTCCTCCAGCGCGCCCGAGGCGTTCACGTATTCCGGGCTGTCCACCTGCTCCGGCGTCATGCCGTGGCGGAGCGCCTCCTCGCGGCTGTGGCGCTGGATGCTCTCCACGCCCTCGCAGAGATTGCGCCAGAATTCGGTGGTGTTCCTGGCACCGGGGAATCGCGCCGCCATGCCGACGACGGCGATCGCGCCAGGATGTTCTTCCAACGGCTGGGTCGTCATTGCGCTCCTCGTTACCGCGACGTTCCATGATGGCGGCGGGGTCGTTCCCGCCGGTTCGCACCGGTACGTCCCGCCGGGTTCCCATACGGGCAGCCGAGGAGGGCGATGACGGTGTGCGGGTCGGGAGTGTCGGCAGTGCACGGCCGCACCGGTTGGTCACGGTGGTCGACCACGGTGGGCTCCGGCCGCACCGCGTCCCTGCTGTCCTGTCCCGTGGTCTTCACCCGCTCCATCGCTCCGACCTTGGCTGACCTTCGTACGCGGCGACACCGCGCTGGGACGCTAGGAGCAGAGGGTTGCGCGACAGTTACGCGTCGCGGCGACTGCCGGCGTGAGCTGCGAGAACGGGCCCGGGTCGGCGGCTGTGGCCGCCGGCGCCGGGTCCGTGCCGGCGCCGCGAGTCAGCTCCTCGCGCGCATAGCAGGAGCGCCCGCCGCGCACGAGACAGTGTGGCGTAAATCACTTTCCAGCCCGGGGGAGGTCGGGAGATGCCGGCCACCTCGCGCCGCGAACGCGTGCGCATACACCCACCTCGCGCCCTCCCTCGCGACACCCGGGAGGGACGACCCTCCGGGCCGCGCGCCACCCGAGGTCAACCAACCGGCGCTTGACATCGATGGCCGCCTGAGCCACTGTCATCCGTATATCCGTTGATCGGGATAGATACGTTGGAGTCCAGAAGCAGGTGTAACATGACTCTTTTTGGTTGCTCCCACCAAGGCTATTGGCATCCATCACCACCTGGCTCGAATTACCGACGGCCAGCCCCCGTGTCGTTTTTTACTTGGACCGGAGCAGCCGCTGGGACGCGCAATTCACCCGCGAGTCCCCCATAAGCCGACGAACTGCGGCAGAACCTCGGCGACACCAACCGGCCACCGCCCGCCGATTGACCACAAGATCCGGTACGCCAACCGTTTCCGGGTGGCCGCAGAATTCACCGGAGCAACGGGTCGGTGTGCCTGGAAGTCGGCGACCGCACTGGCACGCGGACACCGGAACGCACGATCAACCCCACTGCTACCTGCGCAAAGGACTCGCGAGGGAACTAGACCCGCCGATGCCAAGCGGCGGGTTCCCAGCGTTCGCGAGCCCACCACGACTGATCGAATGGGGGGCCGATCATGGACACTGGCAACCAATCGACGCACCTGGTGGAAGTTCGCACCTTCGGCAAGTTCGAAGTGTTCATAAAGGGACGCCGAGTCACCCGCTGGCGCGCGGGAAAGGCGCGCAACCTCCTTCAGTACCTACTGCTACGGCCAGGTCGCGTGGTGCCCAGGGACGTCCTTTTCGAAGCCCTTTGGCCGGCGCTCGACCCACCTCGAGGATCACTCAAGGTCGCGGTACACACCCTGCGCAGCATACTGGCCGACTCGGGTGCCGCCGCAACGGCCGGAAAAAACGGATCCGGAATAAGCATACTGACCCAGGAATGCGGCTACTCCATCGAGACGACCGACGTATGGGTCGACTTCCAGGAATTCGGCGCCCTCATCCTGCAGGCGCAGGACGAGCAGGCCAACGGGGCGCAGGAGGACTCGCTGGCGAAACTGCGGGCGGCCGTCGCGCTGTACCAGGGGGACTTCCTACCCGGAGTCACCATGCCCTGGGCCGAACCACAGCGCGAGTGGCTGAGGAGCCTGGCGTTGTCCGCGCTGAACCGGCTCGTGGTGGCCGCGACCGAGGCGGACGACACCCTCCAGGTGCTCAACTACTGCCACAAGATCCTGGAGATCGACTCGTTGCACGAGGAGACGTACCGGACCTTGATCCAGCTACACGGGCAGCTCGGCCAGCTCGGCCAGGCCCACCGCTGGTACAAGCTGTGTTCGTCGCGGCTCCGCGAGGTGGTCGGGATCGGCCCGAACGAGGCGACCCGGACGGTGTACCGGGAGGCCGTCAGCGGCGGGCTGGTCACCGTGACCCAGCAGAGCCGCCGCCTCGGTCCGCTGGCCGCGATGTCCGGGCCCTCGTTGGAACGGCGATGAGCGACTCGACCGGGCCCCGGTCACCGCAACTGGAAGCCCTGTGTCGGCTGGTCGCCGAGGAGATCGGCACCGCTCGGATCGGGGTCGACGACAACTTCTTCGAGGCCGGCGCGAACTCCCTCACCGTCATCAGGATCGTCGGTCGGGTCCGGACCACCTTCGGGGTCAGGATCGGCCCCGAGACGGTGTTCCGCCACCCGACCGTGCTGGCGGTGGCCGAGCAACTGAAGATCGACAACCAAGGCACCGACGCCCTGGACCCGGTACTGGTGCTGCGTCCGCACGGCAGCCGACCGCCGCTGTTCTGTGTCCACCCCGGCGGCGGGATGAGCTGGTGTTACACCTCGCTGTTGGGCAGCCTGGACGCGGACCGTCCGGTGGTGGGCCTCCAGGCACGCGGGCTCAGACCAGGTGAGCAGCCGGCCAGGGGCGGGGTCCCGGAGATGACCGACGACTACCTACGGCTGATCCGCGACGTCCAGCCCCGGGGGCCGTACCACCTGCTCGGATGGTCGTTCGGCGGCACGGTCGCCCACGCCCTGGCCTGCCGGATGCAGCAGGCCGGGGAGGAGGTGGGCCTGCTGGCGGTGATGGACGCCGAGCCGGTCGCGACGGCCGGGCCGACCGGTCCGCCGACCGCCCGGGAGCTGATGCTCGGCCTGCTACAGGAGTTCGGGTACGACCGACGCGACCTGGCGAGCATGCCGCTGCGTCCGGACCGGGTCGTCGCCCTGCTGCGCCAGGAGAGCAGCGCGATGGCGTACCTCGAGCCGGCACACGTGAACGCCGTCCTGGAGGTCTTCGCCAACAACCACCGCGCCATGGACGGCTACCGTCCCGACCTGTTCGACGGCGATCTCGAGTTCTTCGCCGCCAGCGACGAGTCGGCCGTGGACGCCTCCCGCTGGTCGCCGTACGTCAGCGGCCGGACCCGGGTGCACCCGCTGCCCTGCACCCACCGCGACATCGGCCGTCCCGAACACCTGGCGGAGATCGCCCGGATCCTCGACACCGTCCTCGCCTGATCGCCACGCGCCGATCCGGTCGGCGAGGATCCCGCCTCGCCGGTGCCGAGCCCGCCGGCGAGGCGGGACGCCGCCCGTCGCGGCCGCTGGCCCCCTGCGGGTCCGGCGACCCGACCTCATCCGGAGTAGCCGGCCGGGACCACGGTCAGGGGTTGGCCGTACCCGACCGCCCAGGATCTCACCGCCTCGGCCATCGGTACGCCCTCCCGTGGGCTACCGGGAATGCAGACCGAGCTGTCGCCGGGGCGCCCAAGGTCGACGACCAGACGCATCACCGCACCGTAGTCGGGCTGGGCGACGCGAACTGTCTCAGCGCACCCCGACAACTCGAGGTCGACGGCCTCCGGCGGATACCCCGCGAGCGGGACGAGGTGGAGACGGTTGCGCTGCCCCCACTGGGGCAGCCGGTCCGTACCGACGTCGCGGAGCAGCATCATGCGCGCCATCAGCAGTTGCCCCACCACGAAGTGCCGGTCGTCGCGCCACGGCGCCGGCACCAGGCCGTCGGGCACCGCCGCGACCAGCCGCCGCAGCGGTCCCTCGGCGCCCGCGAAACAGTAGGTGAAGCGGTCGTCGAGGGCGCGGGCCGGGCCGGTCGCCGCGGCGACGAGCGCCTCCCGCAGCAGTTCCCGGAACACCGTCAGCAGCGCCAGGCCCGGCTCCCGCGCGTGCGCGGTTCCGCCCCACGCCATGACGTCCTCACGGATCTCCCGCAGGGCCGCCGTCCGGGGCTCCGGCGGCAGGTACCGCAGGGCCAGGTCCCGGTAGAACTCGTAGCAGGACGCGTCGACGTCCAGTTGCAGGTCCCGGGCGGCGGCGGCGTCCCGGCCACCGCCGTCGACGCCGACGGCCACCCGACGCGCCCGGATGCCGGGCGGCAGGTTCCAGGCGAGCCCGGCGCGGCGTACGGCGTGGTTGCCGTTGTTGCAGTTCACCACCATGCCGGTGGGGGGCCCGACGAGGCGGGGCAGCTCGTGCGGCGGGACGAACCGGTAGGGCA
The nucleotide sequence above comes from Micromonospora pallida. Encoded proteins:
- a CDS encoding AfsR/SARP family transcriptional regulator, with amino-acid sequence MDTGNQSTHLVEVRTFGKFEVFIKGRRVTRWRAGKARNLLQYLLLRPGRVVPRDVLFEALWPALDPPRGSLKVAVHTLRSILADSGAAATAGKNGSGISILTQECGYSIETTDVWVDFQEFGALILQAQDEQANGAQEDSLAKLRAAVALYQGDFLPGVTMPWAEPQREWLRSLALSALNRLVVAATEADDTLQVLNYCHKILEIDSLHEETYRTLIQLHGQLGQLGQAHRWYKLCSSRLREVVGIGPNEATRTVYREAVSGGLVTVTQQSRRLGPLAAMSGPSLERR
- a CDS encoding alpha/beta fold hydrolase; the encoded protein is MSDSTGPRSPQLEALCRLVAEEIGTARIGVDDNFFEAGANSLTVIRIVGRVRTTFGVRIGPETVFRHPTVLAVAEQLKIDNQGTDALDPVLVLRPHGSRPPLFCVHPGGGMSWCYTSLLGSLDADRPVVGLQARGLRPGEQPARGGVPEMTDDYLRLIRDVQPRGPYHLLGWSFGGTVAHALACRMQQAGEEVGLLAVMDAEPVATAGPTGPPTARELMLGLLQEFGYDRRDLASMPLRPDRVVALLRQESSAMAYLEPAHVNAVLEVFANNHRAMDGYRPDLFDGDLEFFAASDESAVDASRWSPYVSGRTRVHPLPCTHRDIGRPEHLAEIARILDTVLA